A genomic region of Acidobacteriota bacterium contains the following coding sequences:
- the trpC gene encoding indole-3-glycerol phosphate synthase TrpC: MSAATPDLLEAIVAATRSRVTSAIAREPRAQLERRAMAATPAGDEFTARLSRPNAVNIIAECKRRSPSRGVLRSAYDPVAIAAGYERAGAAAISVLTEPGFFDGSQEHLVAVRAAVKVPLLRKDFMVHEYQLLEARAAGADAILLIVAALSDAELRDFSAAARSLGLAALVEVHDLVECDRALAAGASIIGVNNRNLRTLQVDLDASRTIAGRIPQGVIGVSESGLKTREDLQAMTALGYQAFLVGERFMVDPDPGAALAGLIETMGATA, translated from the coding sequence GTGAGCGCAGCGACGCCCGACCTGCTGGAGGCCATTGTTGCCGCCACCCGGTCACGGGTGACGTCGGCGATCGCGCGCGAACCGCGGGCCCAGCTCGAACGGCGCGCGATGGCCGCCACGCCGGCCGGCGACGAGTTCACCGCGCGTCTGTCGCGCCCGAACGCGGTGAACATCATCGCGGAGTGCAAGCGCCGCTCGCCGTCGCGTGGCGTGCTGCGGTCGGCGTACGACCCGGTCGCCATCGCCGCCGGATACGAGCGGGCCGGTGCCGCCGCGATTTCGGTGCTGACGGAGCCGGGGTTCTTCGACGGCTCGCAGGAACACCTGGTCGCCGTGCGAGCTGCGGTGAAGGTGCCGCTGTTGCGCAAGGACTTCATGGTCCACGAATACCAACTGCTCGAGGCCCGCGCCGCCGGCGCCGACGCGATCCTGTTGATCGTGGCCGCGCTGAGCGACGCCGAGCTGCGCGACTTCTCGGCTGCCGCCCGTTCCCTCGGCCTGGCCGCCCTCGTCGAAGTGCACGACCTGGTGGAATGCGATCGGGCACTTGCCGCAGGCGCGTCGATCATCGGCGTGAACAACCGCAACCTGCGCACGCTTCAAGTGGACCTCGACGCCTCGCGAACCATTGCCGGGCGGATTCCCCAGGGGGTCATCGGCGTCAGTGAGAGCGGCTTGAAGACCCGCGAGGATTTGCAGGCAATGACAGCACTCGGCTACCAGGCATTCCTGGTGGGCGAGCGCTTCATGGTTGATCCTGATCCGGGCGCGGCCCTGGCCGGCTTGATCGAGACGATGGGAGCCACCGCGTGA
- the aroE gene encoding shikimate dehydrogenase, whose translation MKAKLCATVTADTMAELRTRRDQAGEADLVELRLDSVRDPSAAAALAGRRKPVIVTCRPKSEGGHFAGSEEERRRILAEALTLGAEFVDLEWNGSCADLMAQTGGRRIVLSHHDFEGTPADVHDKAQAMLASGAEVVKLAVTAQRLADCLTLRSIGLATRVPMALIAMGDAGIATRVLASWFGSCWTYAGDQVAPGQIDLPRMLNEFRFRRIGSHTAIYGVVGKPVTHSVSPSMHNAAFRAANLDAVYLPLAAHDYDDFTAFAEVVNLAGASVTAPFKVQAFERADECDPVSRRIQSVNTLRRVGKKWLGCNTDVAGFLSPLESAMRLPNKRATVLGAGGAARSVAIALAAAGVHVTLCARRPEQAREISALTSAAIGEWPPAPGSWDLLVNATPVGTAPDTERSPLPAGHSLDGELVYDLVYNPPQTRLLRDAAAAGCRTIGGLDMLVAQAQAQFEWWTEQRPADRVMRDAAAARLGILEKQ comes from the coding sequence ATGAAGGCGAAACTCTGCGCGACCGTGACGGCCGACACCATGGCCGAGCTGCGTACGCGCCGTGACCAGGCGGGCGAGGCCGACCTGGTGGAGTTGCGGCTCGACTCCGTTCGCGACCCCAGTGCGGCCGCGGCCCTGGCCGGCCGCCGCAAGCCCGTCATCGTCACCTGCCGCCCCAAGTCCGAGGGCGGGCATTTCGCCGGCAGCGAAGAAGAGCGCCGGCGCATTCTCGCCGAGGCGCTCACCCTCGGCGCCGAGTTCGTGGACCTCGAGTGGAACGGCAGTTGCGCCGACTTGATGGCGCAGACCGGCGGCCGGCGAATCGTGCTCTCGCATCACGATTTCGAGGGGACGCCGGCGGATGTGCACGACAAGGCGCAGGCCATGCTCGCCAGCGGCGCCGAGGTGGTCAAGCTGGCGGTGACGGCACAGCGGTTGGCCGACTGTCTCACGCTGCGATCGATCGGCCTTGCGACCCGGGTGCCCATGGCCCTGATTGCCATGGGGGATGCGGGCATCGCCACGCGCGTCCTGGCGAGTTGGTTCGGGTCGTGCTGGACCTACGCCGGCGACCAGGTCGCGCCCGGCCAGATCGATCTGCCGCGCATGCTGAATGAGTTCCGCTTCCGGCGCATCGGCAGCCACACCGCCATCTACGGCGTCGTCGGCAAGCCCGTGACGCACTCGGTGTCGCCGTCGATGCACAACGCCGCTTTTCGCGCCGCCAACCTCGACGCGGTGTACCTGCCCCTGGCAGCCCACGACTACGACGACTTCACGGCGTTTGCCGAGGTGGTGAATCTCGCCGGTGCCAGCGTGACGGCCCCGTTCAAGGTGCAGGCGTTCGAGCGGGCCGACGAATGCGACCCGGTCAGCCGCCGCATCCAGTCGGTGAACACGTTGCGGCGGGTCGGCAAGAAATGGCTGGGCTGCAACACCGACGTCGCCGGTTTCCTGTCGCCCCTCGAATCGGCCATGCGGCTGCCCAACAAGCGCGCGACCGTGCTCGGCGCCGGCGGCGCCGCCCGGTCGGTGGCGATCGCCCTGGCTGCGGCCGGGGTCCACGTGACCTTGTGCGCCCGCCGGCCGGAGCAGGCCCGGGAGATTTCCGCCCTGACCAGTGCCGCCATCGGTGAATGGCCACCCGCGCCAGGTTCCTGGGACCTGCTCGTGAACGCCACTCCCGTGGGCACCGCGCCCGACACTGAGCGGTCGCCGCTGCCGGCCGGCCATTCGCTTGACGGTGAGTTGGTCTACGACCTCGTCTACAACCCGCCGCAAACCCGGCTGCTGCGCGACGCTGCCGCCGCGGGCTGCCGGACGATTGGCGGCCTCGACATGCTGGTGGCGCAGGCGCAAGCCCAGTTTGAGTGGTGGACCGAGCAGCGGCCGGCCGATCGCGTGATGCGAGACGCCGCGGCCGCAAGGCTTGGCATATTGGAGAAGCAATGA
- a CDS encoding aminodeoxychorismate/anthranilate synthase component II codes for MVLVIDNYDSFTYNLVQYLGELGAQLVVRRNDEVSLDTLRSLGHDRVVISPGPGRPEQAGVSLDAIKEFGPRMPVLGVCLGHQAIGLAFGGEVRRAPQPIHGKTSTVEHNGQGVFAGISTSFQAGRYHSLIVAESSMPQDLEITARTKEDNLVMGIRHRTLPIHGVQFHPESVLTNEGRRILRNFLEM; via the coding sequence ATGGTCCTGGTCATCGATAACTACGATTCGTTCACCTACAACCTGGTGCAGTACCTGGGTGAACTTGGCGCGCAACTGGTCGTCAGGCGCAACGACGAGGTGTCGCTCGACACGCTGCGCTCGCTTGGCCACGACCGTGTGGTGATCTCGCCTGGCCCAGGCCGCCCCGAACAAGCGGGCGTCTCGCTCGACGCCATCAAGGAGTTCGGGCCGCGGATGCCGGTGCTGGGCGTGTGCCTCGGCCACCAGGCGATCGGATTGGCGTTTGGCGGGGAAGTCAGGCGCGCGCCTCAGCCCATTCACGGCAAGACCTCCACCGTCGAGCACAACGGCCAGGGAGTGTTCGCCGGCATCTCCACGTCGTTCCAGGCCGGCCGCTACCACTCGCTGATCGTGGCCGAATCGAGCATGCCGCAAGACCTGGAGATCACCGCGCGAACCAAGGAAGACAACCTCGTCATGGGCATTCGCCATCGGACGTTGCCGATTCACGGCGTGCAGTTTCACCCCGAATCGGTGCTGACCAACGAAGGCCGCCGCATTCTGCGCAACTTCCTCGAGATGTGA
- a CDS encoding phosphoribosylanthranilate isomerase, with protein sequence MTAVKICGLTRREDAEAAVAFGANAVGFVLWPASPRHANLEAVATIVDGLPPFITPVGVFVNPSADDIAQAAQAGLRLAQVHGALPPGRLALPVLRAVHLAASTDGIEPAVDDETVLLDAHDPVRHGGTGQTVDWTRARAIAAKRRIVLAGGLTAENVSDAIKTVEPYAVDVASGVETEPGIKDLLKLRAFIDAVRVTGT encoded by the coding sequence GTGACCGCCGTCAAGATTTGCGGCCTGACGCGGCGCGAAGACGCAGAGGCGGCCGTCGCTTTCGGCGCCAATGCGGTTGGCTTCGTGCTATGGCCTGCCAGCCCTCGTCATGCGAACCTTGAAGCCGTCGCGACAATCGTTGATGGCCTGCCACCGTTCATTACTCCCGTTGGCGTGTTCGTGAACCCGTCCGCCGACGACATTGCGCAAGCGGCCCAGGCGGGGCTGCGGCTGGCGCAGGTGCATGGCGCGCTCCCGCCTGGCCGTCTGGCGCTGCCGGTGCTGCGCGCGGTGCATTTGGCGGCGTCGACCGACGGCATTGAGCCCGCGGTGGACGATGAGACGGTGTTGCTCGATGCGCACGACCCCGTGCGGCACGGCGGCACGGGGCAGACGGTCGATTGGACGCGAGCGCGCGCGATCGCGGCGAAGCGGCGGATTGTGTTGGCCGGCGGACTGACCGCAGAGAACGTGTCCGACGCCATCAAGACGGTAGAGCCTTACGCGGTGGATGTCGCGTCGGGTGTCGAGACCGAACCGGGCATCAAGGATCTTCTTAAACTCCGCGCATTCATCGACGCAGTAAGAGTAACAGGCACTTAA
- the trpB gene encoding tryptophan synthase subunit beta → MAPYSWFGRRDPDARGYYGAFGGRFVPETLVAAIEGLEAAYFEARRDPAFSEELQRLLQHYVGRETPLWDARRLSEACGGARILLKREDLTHTGAHKINNALGQALLAKRMGKTRIVAETGAGQHGVASATACALLGLECVVYMGTEDMRRQALNVFRMRLLGATVCGVDSGSCTLKDAINEAMRDWVARPDDTHYLLGSALGPHPYPLMVREFQSVIGKEARAQCLAQVGRLPDAVIACVGGGSNAIGIFDAFIDDAGVKLIGVEAGGEAIDSGRHAARFAGGAPGVLQGTRTFVLQDAHGNIEATHSVSAGLDYAAVGPEHAFLQETGRAEYHYASDAEALAAFQELARLEGIIPALESAHAIAYVLKHGKDFGPGAVLVINLSGRGDKDVQTVEQILKEAGRGAH, encoded by the coding sequence TTGGCACCTTATTCATGGTTTGGCCGGCGCGATCCCGACGCGCGCGGCTACTACGGCGCGTTCGGCGGGCGCTTCGTGCCCGAGACGCTGGTCGCCGCCATCGAGGGATTGGAGGCGGCGTACTTCGAGGCCAGGCGCGACCCGGCGTTCAGCGAAGAGCTACAGCGGCTGCTGCAGCACTACGTGGGCCGTGAAACGCCACTGTGGGACGCCCGTCGGTTGAGCGAGGCCTGCGGCGGCGCGCGCATCCTGCTGAAGCGCGAGGACCTGACCCACACCGGCGCCCACAAGATCAACAACGCCCTGGGGCAGGCGCTGCTCGCCAAGCGCATGGGCAAGACGCGCATTGTCGCCGAGACCGGCGCCGGGCAACACGGCGTGGCCAGCGCCACCGCGTGCGCGCTGCTCGGCCTCGAGTGCGTCGTCTACATGGGCACCGAAGACATGCGCCGCCAGGCGCTGAACGTGTTCCGCATGCGGCTGCTCGGCGCCACCGTGTGCGGCGTGGATTCCGGCAGCTGCACCTTGAAGGACGCGATCAACGAGGCGATGCGCGACTGGGTCGCGCGCCCGGACGACACGCACTACCTGCTGGGGTCGGCGCTCGGCCCGCACCCGTATCCGCTGATGGTGCGCGAATTCCAGTCGGTGATCGGCAAGGAAGCCCGCGCGCAATGCCTGGCGCAAGTGGGACGGCTGCCCGATGCGGTGATTGCGTGCGTCGGCGGCGGCAGCAACGCCATCGGGATCTTCGACGCGTTCATCGACGATGCGGGGGTGAAGCTGATTGGGGTGGAGGCCGGCGGGGAAGCAATCGATTCCGGACGGCACGCCGCGCGCTTCGCGGGCGGGGCTCCAGGAGTGCTGCAGGGCACGCGCACCTTCGTGCTGCAGGATGCGCACGGCAACATCGAGGCGACCCACTCGGTGTCGGCCGGCCTCGACTACGCGGCCGTGGGTCCCGAGCATGCGTTCCTGCAAGAGACCGGTCGCGCCGAGTATCACTACGCCTCAGATGCCGAGGCCCTGGCGGCGTTCCAGGAACTGGCGCGGCTCGAGGGGATAATTCCGGCGCTCGAGTCCGCACACGCCATCGCCTACGTGCTCAAGCACGGGAAAGACTTCGGACCTGGTGCCGTACTGGTCATCAACCTGTCTGGTCGC
- the trpE gene encoding anthranilate synthase component I has translation MKQTTFEEFVDLAKRATFVPVCKELVADLLTPVSAFLKIAEHSDYAFLLESVEGGEHVGRYSFLGKDPFLILRGKNGETEIEKAGVTSKSEQPFIETLRGLMNSFQSPFVPGLPRFTGGAVGYLGYDTAAWFEPTTARADAGTSERDDAGFMLFDTVLAFDHVQHRILLIANARISGDEDLKSLYQFACAKIEFLEGELDRALSLKRTAGGDALKLVSNFTQEAYESIVKQAKEYIAAGDVYQVVLSQRFEAEVGVDAFTVYRALRHVNPSPYMFFIRMGDRSIVGSSPEMLVRVEGRHAVTHPIAGTRPRGKTDEEDVRLAEELKRSEKEKAEHVMLVDLGRNDIGRVCDYGTVRVPTFMALERYSHVMHLVSVVEGQLAEGNDRLDALVSCFPAGTVSGAPKVRAMQIINELEPDRRGLYAGAVGYLDFAGNLDFCIAIRSILMEGGKAYIQAGAGIVADSNPTAEYEETKDKARAMLRALELAQTGL, from the coding sequence ATGAAGCAGACGACGTTCGAAGAGTTCGTGGATCTCGCGAAGCGGGCCACGTTTGTGCCGGTGTGCAAGGAACTGGTGGCCGACCTGCTGACGCCGGTGTCGGCCTTCCTGAAGATTGCCGAGCATTCCGACTATGCGTTCCTGTTGGAGAGCGTTGAGGGCGGCGAGCATGTTGGGCGCTATTCGTTCCTCGGCAAGGATCCGTTCCTGATCCTGCGCGGCAAGAATGGCGAGACCGAGATCGAGAAGGCGGGGGTCACCAGCAAGAGCGAACAACCGTTCATCGAGACCCTGCGGGGCCTGATGAACAGCTTCCAGTCGCCGTTTGTGCCGGGCCTGCCACGCTTCACCGGCGGGGCGGTCGGCTACCTGGGCTACGACACCGCCGCGTGGTTCGAGCCGACCACGGCGCGCGCCGATGCGGGCACGTCGGAGCGCGATGACGCCGGCTTCATGCTCTTCGACACGGTGCTCGCGTTCGACCACGTGCAGCATCGCATCCTGTTGATCGCCAACGCCCGCATCTCGGGCGACGAAGACCTGAAGTCGCTGTACCAGTTCGCGTGCGCCAAGATCGAATTTCTCGAGGGCGAGCTCGATCGCGCGCTGTCGCTCAAACGCACGGCCGGCGGCGACGCGCTGAAGCTGGTGTCGAACTTCACCCAGGAAGCCTACGAGTCGATCGTCAAGCAAGCGAAGGAATACATTGCCGCCGGCGACGTCTACCAGGTCGTGTTGTCGCAGCGCTTCGAGGCCGAGGTCGGCGTCGATGCGTTCACGGTCTACCGGGCGCTGCGCCATGTCAACCCGTCGCCCTACATGTTCTTCATTCGCATGGGCGACCGCTCGATCGTCGGTTCGTCACCGGAAATGCTGGTGCGGGTCGAGGGCCGTCACGCCGTCACGCATCCCATTGCCGGCACCCGGCCGCGCGGCAAGACCGACGAAGAGGATGTGCGGCTGGCCGAGGAACTCAAGCGCAGCGAGAAGGAGAAGGCCGAGCACGTGATGCTGGTGGACCTGGGCCGCAACGACATTGGCCGCGTCTGCGACTACGGCACCGTCCGCGTGCCGACCTTCATGGCGCTCGAGCGTTATTCGCACGTGATGCACCTGGTATCGGTGGTCGAAGGACAGCTCGCTGAGGGCAACGACCGGCTCGACGCGCTGGTGTCCTGCTTCCCGGCCGGCACGGTCTCGGGGGCGCCCAAGGTGCGCGCCATGCAGATCATCAACGAGCTCGAACCGGACCGCCGCGGGCTGTACGCAGGCGCCGTCGGCTATCTCGACTTTGCCGGCAACCTCGACTTCTGCATCGCCATCCGCTCCATCTTGATGGAAGGCGGCAAGGCCTACATCCAAGCCGGCGCCGGCATCGTCGCCGACTCGAACCCGACCGCGGAGTACGAAGAGACCAAGGACAAGGCGCGCGCCATGTTGCGGGCGCTGGAACTGGCGCAGACCGGACTGTAG
- the trpD gene encoding anthranilate phosphoribosyltransferase — MFPALIEKLRRQEDLSTEEAAAAMAAIMRGEAAPAQIAGLLVGLAMKGERPSELVGLAQTMRANAVAVPAQPGPVFDTCGTGGDRSGSFNISTAAAIVMAACGTPVAKHGNRSVSSQCGSADVLESLGVNIQATPDVAARCLAEVGIAFFFAPTFHPAMKHAAQARKDLGVRTAFNLLGPLTNPARPTRQIVGVPRPDLTELIARSLALLGSERAWVVHGADGLDELSTTGYTKVSECRNNAVQTFYVHPADFGLAKATPESLKGGDATTNAVIVRSVLTGAKGAPRDVVLLNAGAALFIAGAVETVRAGVARAATAIDSGEAAAVLDRLIRVSNGAGA; from the coding sequence ATGTTCCCAGCCCTGATCGAGAAACTGCGCCGGCAGGAAGACCTGAGCACCGAAGAGGCCGCGGCCGCGATGGCCGCCATCATGCGTGGAGAGGCCGCACCCGCGCAGATCGCCGGGCTGCTGGTCGGTCTCGCCATGAAAGGCGAGCGGCCCAGCGAACTGGTGGGCCTGGCGCAGACGATGCGGGCCAATGCAGTGGCCGTGCCGGCGCAACCAGGTCCGGTGTTCGACACGTGCGGCACCGGTGGCGATCGCTCCGGCAGCTTCAACATCTCCACGGCGGCCGCGATCGTGATGGCCGCGTGCGGCACGCCGGTGGCCAAGCATGGCAACCGATCCGTTTCGAGCCAGTGCGGCAGCGCCGACGTGCTCGAATCCCTCGGCGTCAACATCCAGGCCACGCCCGATGTGGCGGCACGCTGCCTGGCCGAGGTCGGCATCGCGTTCTTCTTCGCCCCGACGTTCCATCCCGCCATGAAGCACGCGGCCCAGGCACGCAAGGACCTCGGCGTGCGCACGGCCTTCAACCTGCTGGGGCCGCTCACGAACCCGGCGCGCCCGACCCGGCAGATCGTCGGCGTCCCGCGGCCCGACCTCACCGAGTTGATCGCGCGGTCGCTGGCGCTGCTTGGCTCCGAACGCGCCTGGGTCGTGCACGGCGCCGATGGCCTCGACGAGCTGTCGACGACGGGCTACACCAAGGTGTCGGAGTGCCGGAACAACGCGGTGCAGACGTTCTATGTGCACCCCGCGGACTTCGGTCTCGCCAAGGCCACCCCCGAGTCCCTGAAGGGCGGTGATGCCACCACCAACGCCGTGATTGTTCGCTCGGTGCTGACCGGCGCCAAGGGCGCGCCACGCGACGTCGTGTTGCTGAACGCCGGCGCGGCGCTGTTCATCGCGGGCGCCGTCGAGACCGTGCGGGCCGGGGTCGCCCGCGCGGCGACCGCCATCGATAGCGGCGAGGCGGCCGCGGTTCTCGACCGTCTCATTCGCGTCTCGAACGGAGCCGGCGCGTGA
- a CDS encoding SpoIVB peptidase S55 domain-containing protein encodes MYSRIFALIALVIGSLVAAPQAQLATMPLDEVRPGMVGVGRTVFSGTTLEDFKVHVLGVLRNVLAPKRSLILARLEGGPLAKTGVIAGMSGSPVYIDGRLIGAVSYSLGQFSTEPIAGITPIAEMIDATMMPAAARGSRPVAIAWPATPAQLISIWSQDLGRSRSFVDDPSQALVLSGVAGEVGRLGSMLRPIAVPMVAAGFDQSVMDPISPALAAAGFVPVSGAGLSSAAQSPGTTTAGGNDRRLAPGDAVGVALMTGDFELGATGTVTHVDGDRVYAFGHPLYNLGPTEFPMTKAQVQVVLPSLMASSKLASFGEIVGTVQQDRATAIAGRLGAGPSLIPVSITLNSDRGPSRSFNFGVVRDFTFTPLLTYLTVANVLTSYERGAGPASFAIRGTASIRTQGDIAFEDMFSGEQPAGGAAAYVAGPLTALLKNASETVDVDRIDLVIDASEQQRSARIERVWLDTTRPRAGRDAVVNVAMRNARGDEVIKQVPIQLPANATGSLQLIVADAARTTADDRRDTRGADMQRVSQLMRTFNRARRNNRLYVRLTSPDSGAVVNGEPMAALPPSVLSVLEADRNSGTVGVLRTTTRGEWELPLDFAVTGSRQLTLNLDQP; translated from the coding sequence ATGTATTCACGCATTTTCGCGCTCATCGCCCTCGTGATCGGTTCCTTGGTCGCCGCGCCGCAGGCGCAGCTGGCCACGATGCCGCTTGATGAGGTCCGCCCTGGCATGGTCGGCGTCGGCCGCACCGTGTTTTCGGGCACCACCCTCGAGGATTTCAAGGTCCACGTCCTGGGCGTGCTGCGCAACGTGCTTGCCCCCAAGCGGAGCCTGATCCTGGCGCGGCTCGAAGGCGGGCCCCTGGCCAAGACCGGCGTGATCGCCGGCATGAGCGGCAGCCCGGTCTACATCGATGGGCGGCTGATCGGCGCCGTGTCGTATTCGCTCGGCCAGTTCTCGACAGAGCCGATTGCCGGGATCACGCCGATTGCCGAGATGATCGACGCGACCATGATGCCGGCGGCCGCGCGGGGTTCGCGGCCGGTGGCCATCGCCTGGCCGGCCACGCCCGCGCAGCTGATCAGCATCTGGTCCCAGGACCTGGGTCGATCGCGATCGTTCGTGGATGACCCGTCGCAAGCACTGGTCCTGTCGGGCGTGGCAGGCGAGGTCGGCCGCCTGGGATCGATGCTGAGGCCGATTGCGGTGCCCATGGTCGCCGCGGGCTTTGACCAGTCGGTCATGGATCCGATCTCGCCGGCGCTGGCCGCCGCCGGCTTCGTGCCGGTCTCTGGGGCGGGGCTGTCGAGTGCTGCGCAATCGCCGGGCACCACGACGGCCGGTGGCAACGACCGCCGGCTCGCGCCTGGAGACGCGGTGGGCGTGGCGCTGATGACCGGCGACTTCGAACTGGGCGCGACCGGCACGGTCACTCACGTCGATGGCGATCGCGTCTATGCCTTCGGGCACCCGCTGTACAACCTGGGGCCGACCGAGTTCCCGATGACCAAGGCCCAGGTGCAGGTTGTGCTGCCCAGCTTGATGGCGTCGAGCAAGCTGGCTAGCTTTGGCGAGATTGTCGGCACGGTGCAGCAGGACCGCGCGACCGCGATTGCCGGACGCCTTGGCGCCGGCCCGTCGCTGATTCCCGTGTCGATTACGCTGAACTCCGACCGGGGGCCGTCGCGGTCGTTCAACTTCGGCGTGGTCCGCGACTTCACCTTCACGCCGCTCCTCACGTATCTGACCGTCGCCAACGTCCTCACGTCGTACGAACGCGGCGCCGGTCCTGCATCGTTTGCCATTCGCGGCACCGCGTCCATCAGGACGCAGGGCGATATCGCGTTCGAGGACATGTTCTCGGGCGAGCAACCTGCCGGGGGCGCCGCCGCCTACGTGGCTGGCCCGCTGACGGCGTTGTTGAAGAACGCCTCCGAAACCGTGGACGTCGATCGCATCGACCTCGTGATCGATGCCAGCGAGCAGCAGCGCAGCGCCCGCATCGAGCGGGTCTGGCTCGACACGACCCGGCCCCGTGCCGGCCGTGATGCGGTGGTGAATGTCGCGATGCGCAACGCGCGCGGCGACGAAGTGATCAAGCAGGTGCCGATTCAGCTGCCGGCCAACGCTACCGGTTCGCTGCAGCTGATCGTGGCTGATGCCGCCCGAACGACCGCCGACGACCGCCGCGATACCCGCGGCGCCGACATGCAGCGCGTGTCGCAGTTGATGCGCACCTTCAACCGCGCCCGCCGCAACAACCGTCTTTACGTCCGCCTCACCTCCCCCGACTCCGGCGCCGTCGTCAACGGCGAGCCCATGGCGGCGCTGCCGCCGTCGGTGCTGTCGGTGCTCGAAGCCGACCGCAACAGCGGCACGGTCGGTGTCCTGCGAACGACCACGCGCGGCGAGTGGGAATTGCCCCTCGATTTCGCCGTGACCGGTTCGCGCCAGTTGACCCTCAACCTCGATCAACCTTAA